The sequence below is a genomic window from Nicotiana tomentosiformis chromosome 6, ASM39032v3, whole genome shotgun sequence.
gaaccttctaatcccgatttcgaggtcgtttactcaaaaaccacactttagtcaattcctccaacttaaggcttcggaaattagaatttttattccaaatcaactctgaacttcccaaaattaaatttcgaccacgcgtacaagtcataatacctgaagcgaAGATTCCcagggcctcaaactgccgaacgacacgctagggctcaaaacgacaggttagtcgttacattctcccccacttaaacatacgttcgtccgcgaacgtgctaagaattgctctggagttgtctgaaatcactacttagcaccttgtgcacctacccgtgctaccataacccagttgagtgcatttgctcgagcaaacctgaaaatcctccctttttgctagtcaaataagtcttagagccaaattccaacgtttgaaattctctaccaggtttgttccaacatacgaacaccgtatccatcactatATGATGTACTAacacatgattgtatacccttactgaattctgGACTTCTATACCACCAGTCACACTAATGTAGTAAAGCAAACCAAGAAGCTTCAAATCAGTAcccaaagcctcttacacaggacatcgatctcaggtgacgctaaggacaataccagcttactctaaacatctgaattcttccctgcttatccgagctcgtgacattcttgtcaaaaccgaaccgcaaccttaatcctcagcttccaatttcccatgctggtcactgcacctaacatgccaatatgcgagagtaccagaatttcataataacccctgatccactaatatgataaacacttcatcatataaaaACCTTTTACTTAGATCATTTctgaagaaccaatgcaacatgcAACCTAATTCCCAAACCTTAGAAAATACAACCTCTTGTcgtaatctaaactgccataactttTCCGGAAATCCCTTTTCATAACAAAGCCATACAagtcgaatacctcccaaatcaaccaagttgtggtggcacTCAAGCcgaagtgtacaaccacaaactacatgtataacttcatgcTGGAGAAACCGGCCATTAccataaccgtgctgattcaaccattaccaaccgagccacttcttctaatttactcgggacttgccctgGAAATAatgatagctccattcaaaacatcgtGAACctaatccgcactcatcctgagtgaccttatatcacgagaccacgttgtcttcaaaacccacgaaccatctcataccctccttatgcgtatattcgcatcttcaactggtacacctattttgaaaatgcttccatgaatccgaagttattttctcccgttCCTCCGATGCTGCACCATAGACTGTAGAAAACATAGAGTATTCCAAGTCCCCTTTTCCATAATCCATTGCCAaaactcgatacttaaccataccatggactcgaaatccttaggcaccgcactttgaatttttaaacccactagaaccattgttgagagtcacccactctgacttgttcccaattatgatcaaactccaaggccctgctagcacatgaacactctctcaaagaagcaaccgactaagttcttttccttgtacatcacatccccacgaagcataaactctgagtcttcccaaaacctgaacatgaatcgataaggccaattacatCACACATTCCTcgaatcctttgctcaaattaccattgGTGTTCAATTTTCTTAGTCATGATAACTCGccaatacactgataaccagaaaccgcacaagttgataaatacgcaatccaatcatagacggtggggctctcccacttagcttgaatctaccattgcataactctggaacccaccaagattccttatcccctattgacatgatcttgcacaaccaactcgccaaattcctcgaaatccttatgtttAACATTTCATGATTATTCTGAATCACTTGCCACATTAACATATTCGACCTCTGACTGGATAGCCAGTAATATTCTtcatagaagcttcatcaacaccacgcaacctctaacctactcacaggagatatcccacctatGGAAATTTCATGCCGGCATtttccaacaacgctgcaccgagtacaattaccacgaaaccaataaaccgtCCTAAGCCCGTGTTCATTCACCAACCTCTACAAGTCTGTtgactcctcatggacatcaactaaaggtgagaCAATACATTCAAATCCAAAGTCATGTGGTATCCTGCTTCATATTaggcaactccctcctgtcacacctAATTTTCCTCAATAAAgcaaccaatattccaaattaagcccgtagacctagtcattgtccaccatgaatcccaaatcactctaactttTCCCAAGGCgtatagtcatcctaccacagaacccatatgctactctgccactcttccactttggtcaaaccctctcctttaagcaactaccctacttctgtttctcacacttggccttctagaagtttaaccaccgtaagatacctcccacatgttcttcctcatccttcgctgtccAATTGTTACCTTAAATCAAAATTTATCTCTATAGCACCTGAACCCAcaaatcgctaccaactttaaacttttctgaagatcatcttccttgagccctcaacccccggaccaccgattaagtcctgaaccaccgcacactgcgatctctgacaGCTGTTTCCCCGGCACTATTTCACACCACCCTACccaaaggcaaattgatgaataccataacaccggtgaacttaacacattcaatcgagggcgacgacaccacatcgtAGATGAAAATTAcaccatgctcgaaataccaagtctcgttactctgtCAACTCAAACCTGACCATTCATAATCCGATTGCCTTTCATTCGCCAGAAAaaaaatactggatctctgaatcatgcactcaGTAAACCTCCTTCTAATTCATTAACTGCTTCGACTCATAGGCAAGCATCCTTCCACtacataaacactgtgcgatagcaacgcacaaatcgtcataacaatcaattccaaatctcaaaaccttaggtaatgcTGACACTGAGCTACAACGGCAAAACGGCCTTTCGCGaggcgacggtaatagcccaaacaaatacgtagggagaaacatcctgcaccacatctgtagtaccattaaaattcatcgattCCCAATTtgtaacaagcgcttcacgtcgcataagactgaataggaaaggaatgaaggcataagccttaaTGGAATCgaatcgcatgatgaggaatcaagaagggaagtgctcacaacagccctgtagcctctcgaagataagtacagatgtctctgtaccgatccgcaagactcgactagactcgctcatgacttgtgagacctaagtgaacctagtactctgatatcatgttgtcatgacccaaaatccataagggtcgtgatggcgccagacaccaaTGTCAGGCAAgctaaaaataaatacttaatttggttctcgtttCTAATATTtctaaaatcatatttccttcaattaaatagtaaaagatgaagtttacaaaataaataagaaTATCTTTAAAAGTTCCAATACAatgcaacccataatcgcccaaaacccggtgtcataagtgcatgagtatcaactaagaatataaaataaaatacaacatctgtccgaaacACAAATTGGACAGAAAACTATAAATGCTCTGAAagagactctactggctgcggactcgtaacgtggaatgcaactcacctaaatcCCTActataaccgcgcctctgcgcccacaaggtcactagacatatatgcacccctacaaaaatgtgcaacaagtgtagcatgagtacataaataaactcgtacccagtaagtatcccgtctaacctcgaagaagttgtgacgaggggtcgacttcgacacttactaagggccaacaatatgataatatgaaagtCTAATTAAGCAAGATATATGTAAtaataaaactcagaacaagaaataactaaacaattcatcaccatatttaagaacccaaatcccttccttcatttaaaacaaatgatctttcaaataaataatttataccaattataaaaggaaCTTCATGTTCTATTATCACATATAAATACCACCGAGGACATACCGcttgatccaacataaatgtaaattgtgcactgccgagggtcgaacgatgcaaatcatagatgcatctattaccccgctcgcggatcatacatgcgacgtggtcaaatataaatttaaggaattaccccgctcgcagatcatacttgcgacgcggttacacatagatttcttaagttattatagcattcttccattcttttcaaaataggAAATTCAAATGAAAATTTTTAAGATTGCAATTTTTCTTCagtttcaactcctttcaaaacatttaatcaGGAAACTCAATCCCGCTCCTTCTCAagacaaacaataaacataaatcaataacaatactCACAAGGCATGATGGAAGCCTAAATttcccggacataggcatagctagtagctacatacggactctcgtcacctcatgcgtgcgtagtccccacaaatagaagcacataataatttagttcacctatggggttaattccctcttacaaggttagaaaggagacttacctcgctccgaaattccaaaACCGGCTCTCAAGCCCTTAAAataactcaaactgatgcccaacgctccaaaactagtcaaataagatgcagcccaatcaaaatatactctaatactcataattaatcaatttataacactTTCCCACTTTGCTCAAAAAAtggataaagcaaccctcgggcccatatgcccggatttcaattttttcgaagataaacactacccatagcattacaaactccaatatataatttattctcaattccatagccaaattcgtggtcaaaatccaaaaataccaatttttaggtttttctttaaaatccaaaatttttacaaattctcatgtcttaatccatgtataaaccttgtatttaactcacaactagaagaaatcacttacctcttgaaaatgatgaaatcccctctcaaaatcctctcaaaaatcgcttAAGTCCAAGcgggaaatgagctaagtctcggCATAAAATCCCTTGGCTCCAGAAGCATTTGCGACaggggggttcgcaaatgcgaacaaagcatcgcaaatgcgacccctgaCAGAGATGTCCttcgtcgcaaatgcgatatagAGTTCGCAAATACTAACTCTTCAGGCTTCGCAAAAGAGACTATATTGTCACAAATTCGATCCATTCCCTCAGCagcccaggttcgcaaatgcgaacatttccTCACAATtgcgatggtcgcatttgcgaccaaaacatcgcaactgcgatcataccagaaccagcaatccaacttcttaataaaacactctgaaacacacctgaggccccggggctccaaatcaaacacccacacaagtctaaaaacataacacgaacttgctcgaggcctcaaataacatcaaacaacatcgaattcatgaatcgctctccatttcaagcttaataaactttagaacttcaaacttctacattcgatgccagaacctatcaaatcacgtccgattcacttgaaattttgcacacacatcataattgaaattacggacctactccaacttccgaaatcagaatctgaccctgatatctaaaagtccactcccggtcaaactcctcaaaaaccttcaaattccagcttttgccaaatgacctcaaaatgacctacgaacttccaaatccacatccagatgcgctcccaataccagaattaccatacagagctattcccaagctcaaaatcccaaacggacatcaataacatttaaatgcacttcaacccaaatttaggaaatttttccaaaatgccaactttcataaTAGGCgacgaaacgctcccgggtcatccaaaacccgatccggatatattaccaagtccaaattcatcatacgaacctgttggaacctttcaatcccgattccgagatcgtttactcaaaaatcacactttagtcaattcctctaaCTTAAGGATTCagaaattataattttctttccaaatcaattccgaacttcgcaaaattaaattccaaccacgcgtacaagtcataatacctgaagtgaagctgcccAGGGTCTCAAACTACCGAAAGatgtgctagggctcaaaacgaccggtcaggtcgttacgcggatcactatggattttgttgttgggctcccacggactcagaggaagttcgatgcagtttgggtgattatggatagattgaccaagttagctcatttcattcctatggttactacttactcttcggagcagctggctcagttTTAcctccgcgagattgtcaggctttatggcatatcggtatctatcatctctaactggggtacgcagtttacatcatggttctggagatccgtacaatgtgagttgggttctcgtgtggagttgagtacaacatttcacccttggACGAACGGACAATCAGagtgcactattcatatattggagaatatgcttcgtgcatgtgtgattgattttggggttgcttgggatcaattcttgccaattgcggagtttgcctacaataatatttatcagtcgagcattcaaatagcattgtatgaggctttgtatggtagatggtgccagtctctagtgggttggttcgagccgggtgaggctaggctattgggtacagacttggttcaggatcccttgaaaaaggttaaattgattcaagatcgacttcgtacagcctagtccaggcagaagagttatacagatcggaaggttcgcgacgttgcattcatggttgaggagcgggtcttgctacgggtttcgcccatgaagggtgttatgaagttcggaaagaagggcaagtttttCCCTAAGtgtatcagaccttttgagatccttaagagagttggagaggtggcttatagacttgcactaccaccgaGTCTCTCTGcaattcatccagtattccatgtttccatgctccggaagtatcacgacgatccgtctcatgtgtgatacttcagctcagtccagttggacaaggatctatcttatgttgaggagccaatggtCATTTTGGatagacaggttcgaaagttgaggtcaaagaaaatttcttcagtgaaagttcagtggatggatcattcggtcgaggaggcgacttgggagaccgagtatgATATGCGCAACaattatccttatcttttcaccacttcaggtatgtctctatactcgttcgaggacgaacgtatgttttaagaggggggggatgtaacgacccgaccatttATTTTGAGAGTAGTAGCCtcaaacccctatttattgctccctctactaCATttagtggttatgtaacttgccgggaggatttgtatttttttgtttcagagtgaaatgggacacatagtccctaaagtggaagcttaagttgtaggaattgaccgtagtttgaactatgtgaaggcgactccgtaatggagttttgacggttcctatagctccgtaaggtgattttggtcttagaagcatgttcggatgttgaattggaggctcGCAGGTCATTTTAGTGTCAAtgggcgaaagttagaaatttgataaAAATTGGGAAGTatgaccgggagtagactttttgatatcagggtcgaattttgattctgaaagttggagtaggtccgtaatatcaaatatgacttgggtgcaaaatttgaggtcaatcggacttgatttgataggtttcggcatcggatgtagaagtttgaagttttaaagttcattaggcttgaattgatgcgtgatttgtgtttttaccgttatttgatgtgatttaaaggctagactaagttcgtatgatgttttacgaCTAATTGGTATAGTTGGTTGATGTTTCGGcgacctcaggtgagtttcagatggttaacgtattaattttagacttagaagaTTTTTTGGTGCTCGGCTGGTTcttgtgtaatcgcacctgcgcaaggttgaccgcaggtgcgagcccgcagaagagAGCAATGGGACGCAGGTGCGGGGCTAGGGGAATTAGCCAGTAGTCACAGGTGCGTTATgaggtccgcaaaagcggaatcgCTTATGCGGAAGATCGATTGCAGAAGCGAACGGGTGCTTGGGGAGGCGtgttcgcagatgcgcacccgcagaagTGGAAGTGCCGTTGGTGCAGAAGATTCGACCGCAGGAGCGAGAGAACCGCAAATGCAGGTatgttgtcgcttctgcgacgccgcagatgcggctaagtgtCAGCAGTAGCGGAAATGccggacagaacacttaaatgcaagggttcacgattttttctcattttaaacatttgagctcgggtttggcgatttcttgaggtaagtcccttgtgcttattttttatcaataatcttgcttccccatttattttttcacctagttagtgtgtatttaaggtggaatttgggagtttgaggctaggaatttggagagtttgatttgaggatttgagggtcagGTTGATGTCGGACTTTGGTAATTTTGATATGGGtaaactcgatatcgaatgtgtgttcgtattttgtgacttttacccgattcagagACGTGGGCCTGAGTCGACTTTTTGGGacgatttttcgattctttgctaaagtcgtaaacttatgatttaaattagtttcttgtagttttaTTCacgatatgtaattgcttttcgctagatttgggccattcagagttgaaaagtcgagggaaaggcattcttaccgattgattgagcgagatttgaggtaagtgacttgtctatccttgtgtggggaaatccccttaggatttggtactgttataacaatttgtgatatgtgagcgccgtgaatgcgaggtgacgagtgcgtacacgagccGATTTTGAAAAAAATCGAttcttgctgatttgtcatcttttgaatttctttaactgagttgtcttcttttaaaatacattaattGAGTTGTCTTAGCAtatggagtccccctctatccttactatgttgtttttcttatttttcttttgactatgatgtatagagacacttagtatttgctcttagaagcttgtgatttgtTTCCATCGGGTTTTGAAAATTGTAATTATTGAATGacagttttataattatttcatgtgttgagatttgggCTTCAGATTAATATTATGTATTTTCGTAaatctgttaggcttacctagtcttggagactaGGTGCGATCACGACATACTACGGAGGAAAAATGAAGCCGTGACAGCCTCTAAAATACTTGAGCCGCTCCTGTAAAAGTGGAACTCCTTGACTGTGTCCTGAAGTTCAAAATTTACATAAAGTTTCAACTGTGTCCTAGTGTTCATGTATTCTAAATTGTCTAGAGTATGTTCGAATTTTTAATGGTTTCTTTGTTTTAGTCTAGGTGTATATTTTCCAAATGACGTTTTCGTATTTTCGCTGCCGTCCCAATTTATGTATTTTGACTAGGCACGAAATTtatgaaaaaatagaaattttttaaaatttataatctAAAAAAAGTCATAGATATTTGTATACCTATAAGTCATCTTATTATAATTCTTTTGGACGGCTAAACTTATCTATATTGACGCTTACACAAATTCAATAAAtatatactccatccgtttcactTTATAagaacctatttcttttttggtacgttccaaaaagaatgacccctttctaaatttagaaacaattttgcttaaacttacaattctaccattaatgagaaacttttataaccacataaatattctgagcccctttttgacttgtttaggaccacaaatttcaaaaatctttattttttcttaaactccgtgttcagtcaaacatgttcacataaattagaacggaGGGGTAACTTACTTTTCGAGTCTTTTTACTGAAAAAAATGGGAAAATAGTCACTTTTTGAACAGCTAATAATCAAGCTTTAGCCAACGTTTCAAAACTAATTAAATTTTAGTTACTTCTTACTCCCTCTGCCccaatttatttattcaattagTGTATTCATCGATGTGGATAAGTATAGCCATCCAAAAAGAATATTCTTTGTGGAATTAAGTAGTACTATATGAGTTCCTAAATTTCCACGCCTCCTAGTTGTTTTCTCGGGATATCTTCCTCCATTTCCAAGCCTTTCTAATCTTTCTCTGCCCATTTTTCTGTGTGTCATGGACAGACAAACCAAGAAACAAAAGTGTCAATCTGAACAAGCTCACCCCAGATATGGATTTAATTGCCTACCTCAAGAAATTGTCCTTGACATAGTTTCCAGGCTCCCTATAACATCTTTAGTCCAATTCAAGTTTGCTTGCAAGTCATTTTACAACTTATTACATGATTCAGAGCTTGTGAATCTGCACCTGTCTCGTGTGGTAAAGAACGATCCTTCCATTATTTTTCACGCGGATTATCCTTTAAGGAATCAGCTCTACTTTCTTGAATTTTCTGATCATGGTAGGGAAGAAGAGGTTGTGAGGAAAATCAGCACCCCTTTTGCAAACTCTGTGCCTGAATTTAAAGTGGTTGGTTCATGTCATGGATTACTGTGCATATGTCATTCTCTGTTTAGTAATGAACTTTATGTGTGTAATCCTTTTACAAGGAACTACAAAGAGCTGCCTAAATCAGTAGAATTTGAGGTGCAAAAAGTGGTTCTTGGATTTGGTTTTCATCCTATTACCAAAGAGTACAAGGTGATCAAGATCATAAATTATGTAAATATGTATAATCTTGTCTCTTGGCGCTATCGTAGATATCGACCTCCGTACTTTGGTAAATCAGATGTTCAAGTATTTAGTCTTGGTAGCAACAGATGGAGAAGTGTTGGAGAAGTTGTTTATCGGTTCGATCCAAGTTCTCAAGGAGTTATGTTGAACGGGAAGATGCATTGGTTGACTCAATTTGGTAAGTATAATGGACGTCGTGATAGGCTTATCGTTTCCTTTGATTTAGCTGAGGAGGTATTTGCTGAAGTTCCAAAGATTGATTATGGTGTCAATCCAAGAATTAAGAAGTTTCATCTCGCAGTTGTTGGAGATTGTCTTGCTGTTGCTCTAACTTTGCCTCACCAAAGAGGGGGAGGAATAGAAATTTGGGTAATGAAAGAATACAATGTGAAAGAGTCATGGGTGAAGGAGTACATAATTGGGGCTTATACACCAACTCCAAATTCTGTGACTCAACATTTGCAGCCATTGGCAAAAGTTCTATGCCTTTTGAAGAATGGAGAGATCTTGCTTGAGTATAAAGGTGGCAATTTGGTTTCATATGATCCTAAAAATGGTATCTTTAGGAGTCTAAAATTTCAGGGAATACCTAATTTGTTTCAGACATGTGCTCACACGGGTTGCCTTAATTGGATTGATATCCCACCTGCTAATTAGATACCTTCATGTTGAAAAACTTTCTCATATGTTTAAGCATATATTAAAGTCATTTCCCTTGTTTTTCGCTCTTAGTACGTTGTTGCTTTGTTTTGTAAAATAGTTCTTTGTGTAACATACAGAAGAAGATGTTGATTTTCAGTGTATGTTTAAAGATTATGTGATCTTTTGAATCAATTAATAAGACTTAGAGTCATTTTTATTTCATAGATTGTCACTTAAAGCATCAAACTACAAGTGAATTATGCTTAATTTATACCTGCAGGTAAATGTTTAGACGGTTTACAGTCTTGTTTCTTGAACTCATACTATATCGTTACATGCCATATATCTCTTACTAAACTAAAATAACACTGAGAACTGTAGATGAAACACAGTAAATGAACATTTATATAGCTGATCTCAACTTATTTAAGATTGAGGCATTTTTGTATTCATGTATATGTCCACTATATTGCTTGCCTTCATTTTAGAAATAGCAacagatttccatattttctgaATCGCTGGAAGGATTTTAAATGGCTTAAAAGTAAATTTCATATTCTTCTTAAATATTTGACAGAGACCAAATgtattcaattttttttacagTTAGAGCACCAAAACTGCTCAGAAAATATTTAAAGGACCATTTTAAATCTACCcacaaatataaatttttaaatatgcCCGCAgtaggggtaaggttgcgtacacacCTTCCTTTCCAGACCCCACCTGTGAGATTAcactggatttgttgttgttaACATATACAGAGATAGCACACCTTGCCAGCCCTAAATTCATATATTGCCAGCATGTAACCATGTCTTCACCCAAGTTAATTGGTCACATGAGAGCTTTATCAATTAGTTTGCTACACTCTCATATAAACACAAGGAAACCATTGTTCGAACAAATAGTGGTGGAGCCAGGAATTTTACTAAGGAGTGGCAAAATATAGGAAAACAAATGCACCAAGAAAACTAAGATGATTCAACATATAGTGTACATATACATAAGAAAATAAGTTGACCCAGATATATAGTATAATCTTTCGGCGAAAGGGTGTCAATTAAGGCAAAAATATTATTCAGTATCTCTATTCAAAGATAATTATTACAAGTTTCCTCTGATCTCAACATGAAGGGGATACACAAACATGAGTATATCAAGATGATGTAGCTAGTTCTATATAATTACATTTAGTTTCCCTCTTCTTTAAACACTTAAAAAGAGTCTGGCATATAAATTGTATGCCAACAAATGAAGAGAAAT
It includes:
- the LOC104106922 gene encoding F-box protein At3g07870-like — encoded protein: MDRQTKKQKCQSEQAHPRYGFNCLPQEIVLDIVSRLPITSLVQFKFACKSFYNLLHDSELVNLHLSRVVKNDPSIIFHADYPLRNQLYFLEFSDHGREEEVVRKISTPFANSVPEFKVVGSCHGLLCICHSLFSNELYVCNPFTRNYKELPKSVEFEVQKVVLGFGFHPITKEYKVIKIINYVNMYNLVSWRYRRYRPPYFGKSDVQVFSLGSNRWRSVGEVVYRFDPSSQGVMLNGKMHWLTQFGKYNGRRDRLIVSFDLAEEVFAEVPKIDYGVNPRIKKFHLAVVGDCLAVALTLPHQRGGGIEIWVMKEYNVKESWVKEYIIGAYTPTPNSVTQHLQPLAKVLCLLKNGEILLEYKGGNLVSYDPKNGIFRSLKFQGIPNLFQTCAHTGCLNWIDIPPAN